One window of the Rhipicephalus sanguineus isolate Rsan-2018 chromosome 4, BIME_Rsan_1.4, whole genome shotgun sequence genome contains the following:
- the LOC119389600 gene encoding transmembrane emp24 domain-containing protein 6 isoform X3: MGTERLWAAVLLFTCVAIEISADSYVSEPSLGVSFEFKLHVDAGKEECFYQNVEAGSSVYVAYQVLRGGDGQAGFAVRHPNGNHVLPYQWRPSAEYEETTSTGGYYELCIDNSMSHFAAKLVSLYFNSFKRDKWESYVQELESLGVTVSNFTETLQKVDGQVGEMLKYQDQNRRHLSRDWYIVDGNNRYVQYWSLAQCIVIVATSALQVYFVRKLFEVKNVTPTLKPRA; encoded by the exons ATGGGCACGGAACGGCTGTGGGCGGCCGTGTTGTTGTTTACGTGCGTCGCGATCGAAATATCGGCCGATTCGTACGTGTCAGAGCCTTCCCTGGGCGTCTCGTTCGAGTTCAAGCTACATGTGGACGCCGGCAAAGAGGAGTGTTTTTATCAGAACGTTGAGGCCGGATCGTCGGTCTACGTGGCCTACCAG GTTTTAAGGGGTGGTGATGGTCAAGCCGGATTCGCAGTAAGGCATCCCAATGGCAATCATGTCTTACCGTATCAGTGGAGGCCTTCGGCTGAATACGAAGAAACAACTTCAACTGGAG GATACTACGAGCTGTGCATAGACAACTCCATGTCCCACTTTGCGGCCAAGCTCGTCAGCCTGTATTTCAATTCCTTCAAGAGGGACAAGTGGGAATCATATGTGCAGGAACTTGAGTCACTCGGAGTCACGGTGTCCAACTTCACT GAAACGCTGCAGAAGGTAGACGGCCAGGTGGGTGAGATGCTGAAGTACCAGGACCAGAACAGGAGGCACCTCTCGCGCGACTGGTACATTGTGGATGGCAACAACCGCTACGTCCAGTACTGGTCCCTTGCCCAGTGCATTGTCATCGTGGCCACTTCCGCACTACAGGTGTACTTTGTGCGGAAGCTGTTCGAAGTGAAGAATGTCACACCGACGCTCAAGCCACGGGCATGA
- the LOC119389600 gene encoding transmembrane emp24 domain-containing protein 6 isoform X2, protein MGTERLWAAVLLFTCVAIEISADSYVSEPSLGVSFEFKLHVDAGKEECFYQNVEAGSSVYVAYQVLRGGDGQAGFAVRHPNGNHVLPYQWRPSAEYEETTSTGGYYELCIDNSMSHFAAKLVSLYFNSFKRDKWESYVQELESLGVTVSNFTETLQKVDGQVGEMLKYQDQNRRHLSRDWYIVDGNNRYVQYWSLAQCIVIVATSALQVYFVRKLFEVKNVTPTLKPRA, encoded by the exons ATGGGCACGGAACGGCTGTGGGCGGCCGTGTTGTTGTTTACGTGCGTCGCGATCGAAATATCGGCCGATTCGTACGTGTCAGAGCCTTCCCTGGGCGTCTCGTTCGAGTTCAAGCTACATGTGGACGCCGGCAAAGAGGAGTGTTTTTATCAGAACGTTGAGGCCGGATCGTCGGTCTACGTGGCCTACCAG GTTTTAAGGGGTGGTGATGGTCAAGCCGGATTCGCAGTAAGGCATCCCAATGGCAATCATGTCTTACCGTATCAGTGGAGGCCTTCGGCTGAATACGAAGAAACAACTTCAACTGGAG GATACTACGAGCTGTGCATAGACAACTCCATGTCCCACTTTGCGGCCAAGCTCGTCAGCCTCTACTTCAATTCCTTCAAGAGGGACAAGTGGGAATCATACGTGCAGGAACTTGAGTCACTCGGAGTCACGGTGTCCAACTTCACT GAAACGCTGCAGAAGGTAGACGGCCAGGTGGGTGAGATGCTGAAGTACCAGGACCAGAACAGGAGGCACCTCTCGCGCGACTGGTACATTGTGGATGGCAACAACCGCTACGTCCAGTACTGGTCCCTTGCCCAGTGCATTGTCATCGTGGCCACTTCCGCACTACAGGTGTACTTTGTGCGGAAGCTGTTCGAAGTGAAGAATGTCACACCGACGCTCAAGCCACGGGCATGA